The following is a genomic window from Penaeus chinensis breed Huanghai No. 1 chromosome 7, ASM1920278v2, whole genome shotgun sequence.
ttgttacgaccgccgcgacggggaattgatatatatatatatatatatatatatatatatatatatatactttttttttcttttcttttttaacagccattctggAATGAATGTAGGAcatagcctctctcaattcactgttgagaggttatatggcagtgtcacccttgcctgattggatgcccttcctaatcaaccgctaacacttgtgccacggctgtgacttcccctgtaatacctgcgtttgacttcttatggcgatatgtcgttttctcgggctcgagccagcagtcagagcgcagttatttatatatatatatatatatatatatatatatatatatatatatatgtgtgtgtgtgtgtgtgtgtgtgtgtgtgtgtgtgtgtgtgtgtgtgtgtatgtgtgtgtggctatatatagataaatatatagttaggCAGATATAGGAATACAGTAATATAGACAGATTCAGACGGAAAAGGTAGCCCTTTCTCCCACATTCGTTGCTTTGGACCATAGCCGGTCTTCCGTATTGTTAAGTCGTACAAATTTATTGGGCTACAACAGCTTTAGCTTAACATCCTCTATTTGTTTTTCACCATACTTCTCACTCGCCTCTGTTGTAGGCAATCTCTTGTGTATTTCATACTCCATTCCCTCTATCATGTTATGTAACCATATGCAAGCTGCCATATGTCCACTCTTTAGTATcactacttttttatttttcattcatcctGATTTCATGACTCTTCAGTCCTTCGTAACTCTAAActtcgtctttccctttctttaaacTCGCCTGGAGCAATCCATAGCAGCCTATCCTATCGTCCTTCCAACCTCTCGTTCTTCTCCATATACGCCCCTGCACCCACCCATCAAGCCTCCCCAGAGACACCATCAATATACCGTCATTACGTCTCCATCGCCCGGGCGGACCAAGGGTTAACAAGCAGACACGCCCAGGgtaagaggcgaggggagaggagggccgaCTCTGAAGATGGGTGAACGCGATGCACCGGGGGCAGTAATGGGGGCGGAGGCCCAGTGACGAGGAAAGAAGCGATGGTGATGAATGTTAAGCAGGAGTTAAATCTATGAATATGGCAGCTTGCTACAGCGTTTCCCCTTTCTTATATCACGATGCAGCTGAAACACAGAAATGTGTAATTACGATTACAGAGGCGAATTGAATTGCCCCGAGAAAGCATTCCATTTTTAAATGTCGTTTAGTTTTGACAgttcatattctctcttctctttattccattttctgtCCGTCTGCCCCTGCTtcatcatttcccttcttcctctttcggctatcttctctctttctgctatttttgtcgtcttccttctccacccGTTTCCatccttcttaccccctcccttcctttttcccggAAAGTAGGACACTTGGAAGGCACTATAAGGAGGGTATTAGGTAAGTAATTCCACTGTGAGCTCCTCGGACCCACGCCGGTTATTGGGCTATTTGCCTCTTCGCACGTTTCTCTCTTttaaaaattaatgaattaatccAGGTACTAATTGCCCTTTGACTGGCTCGATCGCTGCCCCGCAAGGAAAGCATGATGTTAAAGCCGTTGATGTATATATTActtgattttcacttttttcttattagctcttcaagaaaaataatagagataCCTAAAACTGCCATAATCTGCAGAGCTGTATGCAATATTCCATTCACTTAGAAAATGTAGTGGTATGTATTTTTAAATCTAGGTAAACGTTCAGCTTGTGAAAACCAGACTTAGGGCTCTGCATACAAATGCGACCACATATAGTGTGGATATTAGCAGCGTCAGGTGTCTATCGTTATTTCAAAAGGCAAATAAGGAGAGAAACTTCGTCAGTGGAAAATATTGTTTCAAAATCGTTGCTCTTTACATTCTTCtatccctttacctcctcccttaTACCTCACCCTTCACATACACTTCTCAGTACATGTCACTGTTCATCTCTCCATTCGACACATATTTGTGATTTTCCTGCTTTTCAAACCAAAGAactgtctccctttcttcattcacCTCCAACCACGTCCCGAGCGCAACCCCCATCTTCCAAACACTCACCCTCCTCTGGCTGCGGCAAATGTAAGTAAGATTTCAGTGTCATTTATCATGATTACATTAAGACAGAGTGAGACTTCATGTAGCGTGCGGGAGGGGTTGGATACAGCTGCGCTGCGTTATCGCTCCCACTGCTTTTTAATCTAATCAACAGTGGATTTATAACCTAGTTTATGGAACAGCTTCTCGCCGTGGTCTTataatcccctctcctctctttgccaTCATTCtcgaatgtgcatatatatatatatatatatatatatatatatatatatatatatatgtataaagagagagagagagcgagagagagagagagagagagagagagagagagagagagagagagagagagagagagagagagagagagagagagagagagagataaagagagagagggagagagagatgtgcatatgtgtgtgtgtgtgtgtgtgtgtgtgtgtgtgtgtgtgtgtgtgtgtgtgtgtgtgtgtgtgtgtgtgtaagtgtgtgtgtgtgtgtgtgtgtgtgtgtgtgtatgtttgtgcgtgtgtgtgtgtgtgtgtatgtgtgtgtgtgtgtgtgtgtgtgtgtgtgtttgtgtgtgtgtgcatataaatttaaatatctttatatatgtacatatatgtatgtgtatatagatttaaatatatttaaatatgtgcatatatgtatgtgtttataaatttaaatatattatatacgtacgtacacatacacacacacacacacacacacacactcacacacacacacacacacacacatacacacacacacacacacacacacacacacacacacacacacacatatatatatatatatatatatatatatatatatatatatatatatatgtatgtatgtatgtatgtatttatgtatgtatgtatgtatgtttgtatgtataaaatttCTGTATCACAATTCACATCGTCAGTTATCCATGATCCCATATAAGAAAACTCCGCCCGCCAACTTGTCTAGATATAACCAAAAACTTTGTATTCTTTACATTGATTTTTAATCTGTCCATTATTATCTGTAATCCGTTCTCAGTTTCAGTAACCATGCCTTGATCACCTACAACTTTACATCTATTAATAATTCTCCTCCAACATTTACTCCCTCACTGATGCTATCCAAGTCTGCCATTATCCTCTTTGTATAGATTGAAAATCCCAGAGGGGGCAGTCAAACTCCTCTACCTATTGTGCATGGATCTAACTCTTCATTCATAACCACAATCTCTTATTTCATATACAATTCACAAATCAGGCTTATATTCCAAGGTCTTTCAAAATATCCAACTTCTTAACCCAGTCCACCCTATCAAAAGCTTTCTCATACCTCCCCACAGAACATggctgtcgtaggacagagctcTAGATtgatgtgtgcatttatatatatatatatatatatatatatatatatatatatatatatatatatatgtatgtatttatgtatgtatgcatatatatatatatatatatatatatatatatatatatatatatatatatatatatatatatacacatatgaatatatatatatatatatatatatatatatatgtatatatattttatatatatatatatatatatatatatatatatatatacatgtgtatatatataatatgtatatatttacaaacccgttcatgtgtgtgtagattcacacacacacatgcgcgcgcgcgcatggcatctatgagatgaaaaggcttcgggagtcaaccctgaaggAAAATAGGAgtcggagtcccgaaggcagttcactGTCGCTTACTACCTCTTtcaggcaactcctgcgacgccgctggtgccaaactgtatcgatCTTCGACGTTCCATTGGATCCATCATCTGCGTTGAGAGAGGGAGCCtgatgcatgggcaacagcttgttcctcacattctttcacccaggcattgactctaccttctttctgtgaaggtgagctgtctcacacTACTgtagaggacactccagcgacactgcacagcgtcgacataacacggagagtggcagttaccaacTGCAATGTCTATTGGCGTAAAAGCATAGCGCGCGGGGCCATCCTCACATTTTTTCGCCTaggcagagtatatatatatatagatatatatatatatatatatatgtgtgtgtgtgtgtgtgtgtgtgtgtgtgtgtgtgtgtgtgtgtgtgtgtgtgtgtgtgtgtgtgtgtttgtgtgtgtgtgtgtgtgtgtgtgtgtgtgtttgtgtgtgtgtgtgtgtgtgtgtgtgtgtgtgtgtgaaaatatgtgtctttgtgtgagtgtgtgtgggtgtgtgtgtccctgtttgtctatctgtctgtcgtatatctgtctgtttgtcgtctgtcagtctgtctgtttgtcgtttgtcagtctgtctgtttgataatgtgtctgtgtgtatcaatcagtctgtatgtatttatgtatgcttgtatgtgtatgtgtgtaagtgtatctgcctgtctttctttgtgtctgtgtgagtgtttgtgtgtccatttgtatttatgtgtgtttgtgtgtgtgtttctatctgcctctttctccgtCATATGTCaatgtgtctgtttttatgtctatctgtttacctgccttctctttgtttgtctgtctgtttgtctgtctgtttgtgtatctgtctctttgttcgtTTAAGTTGATAAGGAGGCTCAccgcccacatatatatatactccaagGAAGCCATAGCAATGTGCATGAGTATATTATCGATAATCAACCAATAGTCACGAAGTGATGAAGCAAGGAACTCAAAACAAAGCTCACACTAAATGTCAGTCGAACATGATTATAAAGCGTTTTGAGTTCTTTTAAAACCTCAGCTAGGGACAAATGCCGGTCGGCAAATAAAACTTGGTAATCGTGTTATTGGTCACCAAAGGTTAAGTACGAAATGGAATGACTTTTTGGTGATTATTACCCAAGAAGCTTGGGTTGTCCATCGCAAATTTAAGATCGTGATATGGTTTGCATCCTGTCACTAAACCTGAAAACTTTAATCGAAAGATAccaaaggtatatatgtatgcatatatttatatagatatgtatgtatatgcatatatatatatatatatatatatatatatatatatatatatatatatatatacatgtgtgtgtgtgtgtgtgtgtgtaaacaaatacatgacatacattttatattcatatatatatatatatatatatatatatatatatatatatatgcggcggtcgtaaaaatgcctgcgctctgactgctggctcgagcccgagaagacgacatatcgccttgggaagtcggacgcaggtgtcgtaggggaagtcaccgccgtggcacaagtgtttgcggttgatgaggaagggcatccaatcaggcacgggtgacattgccatataaccaaTAGTGAACTgcgagagacctatgtcctgcagtggattgaatggctgtttaatatatatatatatatatatatatatacatatatgtatgtgtgtgtgtgtgtgtgtgtgtgtgtgtgtgtgtgtgtgtgtgtgtacatgtgtgtgtaagaaaaaaaaatgtgtgtatatacatttatgtatacatatgtatatatacacgcatgtacacatatacacatacatgaacacacacatacatatacacacatacacacgcacagaaaaacacatacacacgcacacaaccacacatacacacgcacacaaccacgcatacacacacgcacatacacacacacatacgcactcatatatatgtgtgtgatatatatactatatatatagaccaccgcgcgcgcgcgcgcgcgcgcgtgtgtgtgtgtgtgtgtgtgtgtgtgtatgtgtgtgtgcgcgtatgtgtgtgtgtgtgtgtgtgtgtgtgtgtgtgtgcgtatgtgtgtgtgtgtgtgtgtgtgtgtgtgtgtgtgtgtgtgcgtgtgtgtgtgtgtgtgtgtgtgtgtgtgtgtgtgtgtgtgtgtgtgtgtgtgtgtgtgtgtgtatgtgcgtaagaaagagtatatatatacactcacacatatatatgtgtgtatgtatatatatatatatatatatatatatatatatatatgtatatatatatatatacacacacatccatgtgagtgtgtgtgcgtgttgttgttgttttatgtgtgtgtgtgtgtgtcttatatatgttttccttcatacaaatataaaatgcttaTTCAAGAGAGTCATCATGCTAATAGCTTTCCATTTGGACCCTTCATATATCAAGTCATGGGCAGATGCCCATGACTTGATGCAATAAGATTTGCTAAAAAAAATCGAAGCATCTCTCCTTAAAGAGACTTAGAAATCTGTAGGGGACACCTAGTAACGCTGTGTGTACATCATGTGCAGGCGTCTGTTGTTAGTTTACACAGGGTGTTtacttgttctttttcattttattaatgtCGAAAAAATTGTAACAAAATCACTTACCATTTAGCTTGGAGTCCTTAGAGTAAGCACCCGCACTCGATATTAGGGGCGATGTAATTGGCCCGATAGGTGATGACGTAAAGGTCTGAGGGGCGTGGCCAGGGGAAGTCACGTGTGCAGGAAGGCTGACGGATGACTGTCGGGGCAAGAATGGGAGGAGCGAAAAAGTGGACTCTCTCAGCAGATTGGTGGAGAGGCCAAGAGGCGGGGCCGGCCAGAGGCGTGGGTGGTATGGGAATGGAAAGGAACCTCCCAAGGATCCCGGTAGGGATCCCCCCACCGAAAGGGAAGTACCAAGAGACCCTCCCAAAGCCGTTATAGAACTCTGGGAAACAAGTGGAGGTGGCGGTACTGGCAGCGAAAGAAGGGCGGCGCCCGACACACctgaaaaggaaaaggcaaataatcaaaaatagataaaaataatatcgatttttttttatatatacacacatatatatatgtatatatatgtatatatatgtgtgtgtgtgtttgtgtgtgtgtgtgtgtatctgtgtgtgtgttgatatttatttatatatatatatatatatatatatatatatatatatatatatatacacacacatctgtatctatatatatatatgtgtgtgtgtttgtgtgtctatgtatatatgtttatatatgcatatgtatctatatatataaattaacaaatatataaatacacatatacatgcttacatacatatatgtacacacacacacatatatatatacatatatatagatatatagatagatagatagatagatagatagatagatagatagatagatagatggatggatagacagataaatatctaaatatatagatgtgcacacacacacatatatatacatatatatgtatatatacatatacaaatataattattcatggaaataaatatacttatatatacatacatacttatacatatatatatatatatacatatatatacacgtacatatttatatttatatatatatatatgtatatatgtatatttctgtgtgtgtgtgtgtgtgtgtgtgtgtatgtacgtacatatatatatatatatatatatatatatatatatatatatatatatatatatttatatatatatatatatgtatgtatatatatatatatgtatatgtatatatatgtttatatatatacaaatatataccgagttcaattcctcgtcgcggcagtcgtaaaaacgcctgcggtctgattgctcgctcgagcccgatcttacggcgagaaaacgacatatcgggtaagtcaaacctagatacggtagtgggtgagtctatcgttgaTATGATGGGTGGGTTGAGAAACACCAACAGTTATTAACACTACTactccctggggaaggatcataagCCAActacccagtataaagacccagttaacTACATGATGCAACATGGCGCCAATAAGTTCGGCAATACTGAACAAACGACAGAGATAACATTCCTGGGCTTCGAGCTTTGCTTATTTTATAACTCCTGGCTAAATTCTATATATTGGGATGCcatggctgatcagcccaatgattatatacatatacatgtatatatatatatatatatatatatatatatatatatatatatatacacacacacacacacacacacacacacacacacacatatatatatatatatatatatatatatatatatatatatatatatatatatgtgtgtgtgtgtgtttgtgtgtgtgtgtgtgtgtgtgtgtgtgtgtgtgtgtgtgtgtgtgtgtgtgtgtacgtaagcgtgtatatatgtttgcgtgcgtgtgtgtgtgtgtgtgtttgtgtgtgtgtgtgtgtgtgtgtgtgtgtgtgtgtgtgtgtgtgtgtgtgtgtgtgtgtgtgtgtgtgtgtgcatttatgtaagtgtgtttgtgtctgtgtgtgtgtgtgtgtgtgtgtgtgtgtgtgtgtgtgggtgtgtgtgtgtgtgtgtgtgtgtgtgtgcatttatgtatgtatgtatgtgtgtgtgtatgtgtgtatacatatatatatacaaatatatctatatatagctatccatttatctatctatctttctatctatttatctatccatatatatatatgtgtgtgtgtgtaaatatatatatatatatatatatatatatatatatatatatatgtgtgtgtgtgtgtatatatatacatatatatatatatatatcaatatatatgtatgtgtgtatgtatatatatatatatatatatatatatatatatatatatgtttgtgtgtatgtgtgtgtgtgtgtttgttcccgTTTTAGAACAGTGTTCCTgtaggacaatatatatatatatatatatatatatatatatatatatatatatatatatatatatatatatatacatatatatatatatatatatatatatatgtatttatatatatatttatatatatatgtatatatatatatatacatatgtatgtataaatgtatatatttacacacacacacatatatacataggtaaatagatagatggatagatagataaccaaacCTACTTATTGATTAAGAAGGAAAATCAGGATTCTGTCTGAATCCATCACTTCCAAAGCATCGCCTCTATCACCAGTCGCTcgggagaggagcaagggagaggagcaagggagaggagcaagggagaggagcaagggagaggagcaagggagaggagcaagggagaggagcaagggagaggagcaagggagaggagcaagggagaggagcaaggcagaggagcaagggagaggagcaagggagaggagcaagggagaggagcaagggagaggagcaagggagaggagcaagggagaggagcaagggagaggagcaagggagaggagcaagggagaggagcaagggagaggagcaagggagaggagcaagggagaggagcaagggagaggagcaagggagaggagcaagggagaggagcaagggagaggagcaagggagaggagcaagggagaggagcaagggagaggagcaagggagaggagcaagggagaggagcaagggagaggagcaagggagaggagcaagggagaggagcaagggagaggagcaagggagaggagcaagggagaggagcaagggagaggagcaagggagaggagcaagggagggggcTCGCCGGGAATGCGGCTCCGGCTCCATGACCTCGGGAATCACGGCATTATCGCTCAATATTCATGATGCGATAACCATTGAAATTACCCATATTATATTATGCcaatatgtgtgcacatgtgtgggtTTGTCTGTAGCGTACATTTTGCGAAGCTTGTTCTCtggtatctttctcttttcatttgtgtatacatatttgtgtgtatatgcgtatgtatatatatatatatatatatatatatatatatgtgtgtgtgtgtgtgtgtgtctgtgtgtgtgtgtgtgtgtgtgtgcgtgtgtgtgcgggtctgtgtgtgtgtgtgtgtgtgtgctttttttgtgtatatatatatatagatatatatatatgtgtgtgggtgtgggtgtatgtatgtgtgtgtgtgtgtgtatatatatatatatatatatatatatatatatatacatacatatgtgtatatctttatacatatatatttatatttatacacaaacgcaaacacacacacacgaatacacacacacacacacatacatacacacatacacacacacagacatacacacacacacacacacacacacacacacacacacgcatacacacacacacacacacacagacacacacgcacacacacacgcacacacacacacacacacacatatatatatatatatatatatatatatatatatataaacatatatatatatatatatataatcatatatatatgaatatatacatataaatatatacatacacatacatatatatacatatgtatgtgtatatatatatatatatatatatatatatatatatatatatatatatttatatatatatatatatatatatatatatatatatatatatatatatgcatatgtacatacacactcacacacacatatacgctatataatatatacatataaatatatacatacacatacatatatatacatatgtatatatatatatatatatatatatatatatatatgtatgtatatatatatatgtatatatatgttatatataaatatatatatatatatgtgtgtgtgtgtgtgtgtgtgtgtgagtgtgtgcgtgtgtgggtgtgtgggtgtgtgtgtgtgtgtgtgtgtgtgtgtgtgtgtgtgtgtgtatgtgtgtgtgtgtgtgtgtgtgtgtgtgtgtgtgtgtgtgtgtgtgtgtgtgtatgtgtgtgtgtgtgtgtgtgtgtgtgtgtgtgtgtgggtgtgtgtgtgtgtgtgtgtgtgtgtgtgtgtgtgtgtgtgtgtgtgtgtgtgtgtgtgtgtgtgtgtgtgtgtatgtgtgtgtgtgtgtgtgtgtgtgtgtgtgtgtgtgtgtgtgtgtgtgtgtgtgtgtgtgtgtgtgtgtgtgtgtgtgtgtgtgtgtgtatgtgtgtgcgtgtgtgtatgtgtgtgcatatgtatatatatatatatatatatatatatatatatatatatattttacatatatatataaatataagtatgtataaggccatatgcatatatatatatatatatatacatatatatatatatatatatgtatgtatgtatgtatgtataggcatagacacgtacacacatacacacacacatacacacatgtgtatatgtatattatatatatttataaatataagtatgcataattatatatatatacatatatatacatatatatatatatatatatatatatatatatatatatatatactctctcacacacacacatatatacctatatatatatacatatatatatatatatatatatatatatatatatatatgtatgtatgtatgtatgtatgtatgtatatatatgcatatatatatatatatatatatatatatatatatatatatatatatatatatatatgtgtgtgtgtgtgtgtgtgtgtgtgtgtgtgtgagtgtatatatataaatgtgtttatacatacacacacactcacacacacacacacatatatatatatatatatatatatatatatatatatatacatatatatacatatatatttttttttttttcatatatgtatgtgtatatgtatgtttacatatgcaaacacacacacatacatacacattcacacacacacacacacacacacataaacacacgcgcacacacacacacacacatacacacacacacacacatacacacacacacacacacgcatacacacacacacacacacacacacacacacacacacacacacacacacacatatatgtttatatatatatgtgactgccgcgatggtccagtggttagagcactggactccgaccctcgtggtcccgagttcaatttcccgttgcggcggtcgtaaaaatgcctgcgctctgactgctggctcgagcccaagagaatgacatatcaccttgagaagtcaaacgcaagtgtcgtaggggaagtccccaccgtggcacaaccgcggttgattaggaagggcatccaagcaggcaagggtgacacttccatataacctctcaatagtgaattgagagaggcctatgccctgcattggaatgaatggctgtataatatatatatatatatatatatatatatatatatatccatatataaataaatatatatgttcatatgtatgtacgcatatatgtacacctatatatactcatattatatacatatatataagtaaacatacatacatacatttacat
Proteins encoded in this region:
- the LOC125026916 gene encoding uncharacterized protein LOC125026916; protein product: MLKEGSLSCPGGSNSAFRIVTPKDREKTEGVSGAALLSLPVPPPPLVSQSSITALGGSLGTSLSVGGSLPGSLGGSFPFPYHPRLWPAPPLGLSTNLLRESTFSLLPFLPRQSSVSLPAHVTSPGHAPQTFTSSPIGPITSPLISSAGAYSKDSKLNVSLECPLQ